The following coding sequences are from one Manis pentadactyla isolate mManPen7 chromosome 13, mManPen7.hap1, whole genome shotgun sequence window:
- the LOC118934589 gene encoding olfactory receptor 8B3-like, producing MPTENGSFLTEFVLVGLTDQADLQFLLFFLFLIMYLVTVIGNLGMITLIGLNSHLRTPMYFFLFNLSFIDLCYSSVFTPKMLMNFLSTKNIISFMGCMAQLYFFTFFAISECYVLTSVAYDRYVAICKPLLYNVSMSPKVCSSLILGSYLMAFSGSMTHTGCMLRLSFCDNTINHYFCDLLPLLQLSCTSTFVNELVVFIVGGIDIIVPSITIFVSYGFILSSILHICSTEGRSKAFSTCSSHIIAVSLFFGSGAFMYLQPSSVGSMDEGKFSSVFYTNVVPMLNPLIYSLRNKDVKFALRKILSRKML from the coding sequence ATGCCTACTGAAAATGGCTCTTTCCTGACTGAATTCGTTCTGGTGGGATTAACAGACCAAGCAGATCTCCAGTTCCTCCTGTTCTTCCTGTTTCTAATAATGTATTTGGTCACAGTGATAGGAAATCTGGGCATGATAACTCTCATTGGGCTGAATTCACACCTCCGCactcccatgtactttttcctctttaatttgtcttttatAGATCTCTGCTATTCTTCAGTATTTACACCAAAAATGTTGATGAATTTCTTATCAACAAAGAATATTATTTCCTTCATGGGGTGCATGGCCCAGCTCTACTTTTTCACGTTTTTTGCTATTTCTGAATGCTATGTGCTGACATCAGTGGCGTATgatcgctatgtggccatctgtaaaCCACTTTTGTATAATGTTTCCATGAGCCCTAAAGTGTGTTCCAGCCTTATTCTTGGTTCATACCTGATGGCCTTTTCTGGTTCCATGACACACACTGGATGCATGCTGAGACTGAGCTTCTGTGATAACACCATCAACCATTATTTTTGTGACCTCCTCCCTCTACTCCAGCTCTCCTGTACAAGCACTTTCGTCAATGAGCTGGTGGTGTTCATTGTGGGGGGCATCGACATCATTGTGCCCAGCATCACCATCTTTGTCTCCTATGGTTTCATCCTCTCCAGCATCCTCCACATCTGCTCCactgagggcaggtccaaagccttcagcacctgcagctcccacatcattgctgtttctttgttttttggatCAGGTGCGTTTATGTATCTCCAACCTTCTTCTGTGGGGTCTATGGATGAGGGAAAATTCTCTTCTGTCTTTTATACCAATGTGGTCCCCATGTTGAACCCCTTAATCTATAGTTTGAGGAACAAAGATGTGAAATTTGCTCTCAGGAAAATCCTGAGTAGGAAAATGCTATGA